The Rhodothermales bacterium genome has a window encoding:
- a CDS encoding SUMF1/EgtB/PvdO family nonheme iron enzyme, protein MLKPTANPPIVMISSTALDLPVYRDQVMDACLRLGLMPKMMEQLPAGDPGAVETSLEMVDEATVYVGIFAHRYGTIPKGHETSITHQEYDRARLKGIPCLIFVMDDDVPVPPKYFDRGVAAEKLEAFKKALMTDHVVARFTTPEDLGKQALDSLRRYVRPAEHERSSTSPPDIPPEPAPVDRRHGLPEIDFPELPLTPYRRLQRFTRADAGVFFGRDREIVRLYNALAGTEYGPVVLFYGESGVGKSSLLEAGVFPYLETVADVRMKRRKPERGLSGTLADLLGVAPDPQAIAEAWHRIEERGKPLVVILDQVEEYITLPMPDPRTEEEKANGVAAPDEMGLFKHIVRTVFAVKATRPKGRLVLSFRKEWLAELEKSMGEAGISPYSFFMDRLSQEGVMEIVRGPASAEALRTKYRLTVHPDLPALISRDILRDTGSPAAPVLSILLARMWERAKALPGTAPVFTLELYATLSEEGLGLGDFVDQQLKELREWDPVVVASGLAIDILAAHVTERVTAGALSDADVECMYPHVKDRVHALRARAQKAYLLVSTQVAGEAGLAHPVTRLAHDTLAPIVLQRYKASNASGQRAERLLESRAPDWKDGKKGGVLDAGSLAEVQNGATGMRKWDDDERRLVKESRNARKNQRFTLGATFGAMVLLFSGIVGMYVYSNRHNVCLGSTQAEWCRICIDHDGEWQVEGQETDTYCVGATFDRLTEADLVELRPGVFTMVGDGDEEQPIREVTISMGFKMGATEVTQAQWYAEMGANPSYSKGHNLPVENVSWMMAQAFIDSLNARHVGPGTFRLPTEAEWEYACRAGFEGDYGFDETGKLTDHAWISENSNSQTQPVGGKTRNAFGFYDMHGNVWEWVEDGYAAYDSTQVVDPVFKPMDTDASRVLRGGSFGNDAENVRCADRFDFNPGIGSLNFGFRVVFAPPYKNAE, encoded by the coding sequence ATGCTCAAACCCACCGCGAACCCGCCCATCGTCATGATCAGCAGCACGGCGCTTGACCTGCCCGTGTACCGCGACCAGGTCATGGACGCCTGCCTGCGGCTCGGGCTGATGCCGAAGATGATGGAGCAGCTGCCGGCCGGCGACCCCGGCGCGGTCGAGACGTCGCTCGAAATGGTGGACGAGGCTACCGTCTACGTCGGGATCTTCGCCCACCGCTACGGGACGATTCCGAAGGGCCACGAAACGTCCATCACCCATCAGGAATACGACCGGGCCCGCCTGAAGGGTATCCCGTGTCTGATCTTTGTGATGGACGACGACGTTCCGGTGCCGCCGAAATACTTCGATCGGGGTGTGGCGGCGGAGAAGCTGGAAGCGTTTAAAAAAGCGCTGATGACGGATCACGTGGTGGCCCGCTTCACCACGCCGGAGGACCTGGGAAAGCAGGCGCTGGACAGCCTCCGACGCTACGTGCGCCCGGCTGAGCACGAACGCTCTTCGACCTCGCCCCCCGATATCCCGCCGGAGCCGGCCCCCGTGGATCGTCGCCACGGCCTCCCCGAGATCGACTTCCCCGAACTGCCCCTGACCCCGTACCGGCGCCTCCAGCGCTTCACCCGGGCCGACGCCGGCGTCTTCTTCGGGCGCGACCGCGAGATCGTCAGGCTGTACAACGCCCTGGCCGGCACAGAGTACGGTCCCGTGGTGCTGTTCTACGGCGAAAGCGGCGTGGGGAAGTCCTCCCTGCTGGAGGCCGGCGTGTTTCCCTACCTCGAAACCGTCGCCGACGTACGCATGAAGCGCCGCAAACCCGAACGCGGGCTCTCGGGTACCCTGGCCGATCTGCTGGGTGTTGCGCCGGATCCACAGGCCATCGCCGAGGCCTGGCACCGGATCGAGGAGCGCGGCAAGCCACTGGTCGTCATCCTCGACCAGGTGGAAGAGTACATCACGCTCCCGATGCCCGACCCACGAACCGAGGAGGAGAAAGCGAATGGCGTGGCGGCGCCGGACGAGATGGGGCTGTTCAAACACATCGTGCGCACGGTGTTCGCGGTGAAGGCGACGCGGCCGAAAGGCCGGCTGGTGCTTTCGTTCCGCAAAGAATGGCTGGCCGAGCTGGAAAAGAGCATGGGGGAGGCCGGCATCTCGCCCTACTCGTTTTTTATGGATCGACTGAGCCAGGAAGGCGTGATGGAGATCGTTCGCGGGCCGGCCAGCGCGGAGGCGCTCCGCACGAAATACCGCCTCACTGTTCACCCCGATCTGCCCGCGCTGATTTCCCGAGATATATTGCGCGATACCGGCTCGCCGGCCGCACCGGTCCTCTCGATCCTCCTCGCTCGTATGTGGGAGCGGGCGAAGGCGCTGCCCGGAACTGCACCTGTATTTACGCTGGAGCTCTACGCGACCCTGTCGGAGGAAGGGCTCGGCCTGGGCGATTTCGTGGATCAGCAATTGAAGGAGCTCCGTGAGTGGGATCCGGTAGTAGTGGCGTCCGGTCTGGCCATCGACATCCTCGCGGCGCATGTCACCGAACGCGTGACGGCCGGTGCGCTTTCGGATGCCGACGTGGAGTGCATGTATCCGCATGTGAAGGACCGCGTGCACGCGCTCCGCGCGCGCGCTCAGAAGGCCTATCTGCTCGTCTCAACGCAGGTTGCAGGGGAGGCGGGCCTGGCACACCCAGTCACGCGGCTGGCGCATGACACGCTGGCGCCCATCGTGCTCCAGCGGTACAAGGCCTCTAACGCTTCCGGCCAGCGCGCGGAGCGGTTGCTCGAAAGCAGGGCGCCTGATTGGAAGGATGGGAAGAAAGGCGGTGTGCTCGATGCAGGCAGCCTCGCGGAAGTGCAGAACGGCGCGACAGGAATGCGCAAATGGGATGACGATGAACGACGGCTCGTAAAAGAGAGCCGAAATGCTCGGAAGAATCAACGCTTCACGCTCGGTGCGACGTTCGGCGCCATGGTTCTTCTTTTCAGTGGCATCGTCGGGATGTACGTCTATTCGAATCGCCATAATGTCTGTCTCGGGAGTACGCAAGCCGAGTGGTGCCGGATTTGCATCGACCACGATGGAGAATGGCAGGTAGAAGGCCAAGAAACTGACACGTATTGCGTAGGAGCGACCTTCGATCGCTTGACCGAGGCGGATCTTGTAGAACTTCGTCCAGGTGTGTTTACAATGGTAGGAGACGGCGACGAGGAGCAGCCTATACGGGAGGTCACGATCTCGATGGGATTCAAAATGGGCGCAACGGAAGTCACCCAGGCCCAATGGTACGCCGAAATGGGCGCCAATCCCAGCTACAGTAAAGGCCACAATCTGCCAGTCGAAAACGTCAGTTGGATGATGGCGCAAGCCTTCATCGATAGCTTGAATGCCCGTCACGTCGGTCCGGGGACATTTCGCCTGCCAACCGAAGCAGAATGGGAATACGCCTGCCGCGCCGGCTTCGAGGGCGATTATGGGTTCGACGAGACGGGCAAGCTTACTGACCACGCTTGGATCTCTGAGAACTCAAATTCTCAAACCCAACCCGTTGGCGGAAAAACGAGAAATGCGTTCGGCTTTTACGACATGCATGGCAACGTGTGGGAATGGGTGGAAGATGGATATGCAGCTTATGACTCCACACAAGTAGTCGATCCCGTATTTAAGCCAATGGATACTGACGCGTCGCGCGTCCTGCGCGGCGGCTCGTTCGGCAATGATGCTGAGAACGTCCGCTGCGCCGACCGGTTCGACTTCAATCCCGGCATCGGCAGCCTCAACTTCGGTTTTCGCGTTGTTTTCGCGCCCCCTTACAAAAATGCCGAATGA
- a CDS encoding heme-binding domain-containing protein gives MKFIVRLLAYGIPAVLILIQFFPVDRTNPPATRELRWDSPQTREIAERACFDCHSNQTKWPWYAYIAPLSWRVADHVAEGREHMNFSEWDRPNENFEEIEEVINEGEMPLWDYLILHGEAKLTPDETQVLLAGLKASFDQDPPIERQRRPPPGAPAP, from the coding sequence ATGAAGTTCATCGTACGCCTCCTCGCCTACGGGATCCCCGCCGTTTTAATCCTGATCCAGTTTTTCCCCGTCGACCGCACGAACCCGCCGGCCACCCGCGAACTCCGCTGGGACTCCCCGCAGACCCGCGAGATCGCGGAGCGGGCGTGTTTCGACTGCCACAGCAACCAGACGAAGTGGCCCTGGTATGCCTACATCGCCCCGCTCTCCTGGCGTGTGGCGGACCACGTGGCGGAGGGACGCGAGCACATGAACTTCTCGGAGTGGGATCGGCCCAACGAGAACTTCGAGGAGATCGAGGAAGTGATCAACGAAGGCGAGATGCCCCTGTGGGACTACCTCATCCTCCACGGAGAGGCGAAGTTAACGCCCGACGAAACGCAGGTGTTGCTTGCGGGATTAAAGGCCTCGTTCGACCAGGATCCGCCGATCGAACGGCAACGCCGGCCGCCACCGGGTGCTCCGGCGCCGTGA